CCGTGCCACGATGAAGTTCGGCACCGTTACCGGCGCGGCGGCGGCGCTCGGATCCTCCCAGCCGACCATTACGCGTGAGTTGGCGCGATTGGAAGCGCATGTCGGCTTTTCACTTTTCGAACGCAAACGTCAGCGTCTTGTGCCGACGGCGCGGGCAATCAAGCTCTATCAGGAGGTGCAGGCCTCATTCATCGGCCTGGACCGCATCAACGGCGTTGTCGAGCGGCTGCGGGAGGCTTCCGAGGAAGTGCTGACGGTCGCCTCGCTTCCGGCCTTCGCGCAAACGATCCTGCCGGAGGCGATTGCCCGCCTGGCCGTTGCCTATCCGAGCCTGACGTTGAATATCAGCACTGTCGATCCGCGCAACCAATCCTCGATTTCCGGTTTCAATTTCGACCTCGGACTGATCGAAGACGTCTACACCCAACGCGATGCGGAGGTCACCATGCTGGGGACTTTCGACCTGGTTGCCATTGTTCCGACAGCGCATCCGTTGGCTGGGCACGAATATTTGCAGCCGAGTGATTTCGAAGGGGTCAGCTTCATCAGCCTTGGCCCGAATGATCCCTATCGTTTGCCCGTCGAGCGCGTGTTCGACCGGGCGGGAACAAAGAGGCGGCTGTCTCTATCGTCGCAATCGGCAGGCAGTGTATGTGAACTGGTGAGCAGGGGGCTTGGCATCGCGATCCTCAATCCGCTCTCCGCGCTGGGCTATGAAAGTCCGGCCCTGGCCCTGAAACGGTTCGCGCCAAGACAGAAGTTCATCGTATCGGCCCTGCGCCCGCTCAATCGCCCCGCAGTGGCCACATCCGACCAGCTTACAAGTCTCTTGCGAACGATATGTATGGAAAAGCAGGCGCTGCTGCTGCGCAAGGGATTGGCGCTTCCCGACGAAGCCGAAAGCTGTTCCGGATAGCCTGCCCACCTTGCGAAATTTTACGTGGCGACATCCGCCGGCGGCTTGTTGGTGGCTGCCTTTGCCAATTGACTTCGCTGGACGTTTTGTAGCGAATTTCCGGCAACTTCTCCTCTTGGTGCGCAGCTTTCTTGACCAGACGAAAAATAGCTGCGCCAGGGGTGGTCGTTGCAGTTCCGCCATGCCCCCATGACCATCGGCGTGAGGCATCGATGTGAACTCCGGAATCACTTAATCCTTTCTTTGTATCCTCGGGGCGTTGAGGTGTCCCTGTATCGGCCGCATTCAATGGCCGGCCAGGGATGGTCTGTAAATTCGCCGGCCGCGACGGAGTCCCGGCAGATTGACTTGCAGCTCCATCGCCTGTCGTCACGCCCGGCTGTGATGGGGTGGAAAATCCCGTTCCTGCAAGCGCAGGTTTGCCGTTGCTTCCGTCGCCAGATGCCGTGCTGGTTTGTGCGACATTCTCGAGGACATCACCGCCATCCTTCTTGGTCCACGCGCTTAGCAAAGCTTGCACGATTTCACGGAGTATTCGAAGAGCGAGAGCCATTCGTTTTATCCTTTTATTCGGAGTTCGGATGGAGGCTGACGGCATCTATTCGGGGATGAAACGCCCCTGGAGTGGCCAACCGGGTGCTGCTGTCGAAGTCCGAACGCAACTCCAAGCTTGATATTTCCCAATCCTGCCGTTTGGCCCACGATGTCAAGCGCCCGTCGCCGCGTCGGGAGAAGGCCAGAAATGAAATGAGCCGCAGGATCGCTCCTGCGGCTCTCGGCTGTCGCCTAGAAGGCGAAGCTCATTGCTCCGAGATCAGGCCAGATCGAAGCGGTCGAGGTTCATCACCTTGATCCACGCCGCCACGAAGTCCTTGACGAACTTCTCTTTTGAATCCGTGCACGCATAGACTTCGGCCACGGCACGCAACTGTGAGTGCGAACCGAAGATGAGGTCCGCGCGTGTGGCGGTCCACTTGACTTCGTCCGTCTCCCGGTCGCGCCCTTCGAACGTGTCCTTCGAGTCCGCCAGCGCTTTCCACTCCGTGCCCATATCGAGCAGATTGAGGAAGAAGTCGTTGGTCAGCGTCTCGGGCCGCTGGGTGAGGGCCCCGTGCTTGCTCTGCCCGGCATTTGCGCCGAGGACGCGCAAGCCGCCGACGAGAACCGTCAGCTCAGGCGCCGTCAGCGTCAGCAGCTGGGCACGGTCCACCAGCAACGCCTCAGCCGAAAGGCGATGGCGGCCGCGTTGATAGTTGCGGAAGCCATCAGCCGTCGGTTCTAGTGGCGCAAAGGAGTCGACGTCGGTCTGCTCCTGCGAGGCGTCCATGCGGCCCGGCGTGAAGGACACCTTCACGTCGTGGCCTGCGGCTTTCGCGGCCTTTTCGACGGCGGCACTGCCGCCGAGAACGATGAGGTCGGCAAGCGAAACCTTCTTGCCGCCGGCGTTGAACTCCTTCTGGATCGCCTCGAGTTTCTGGAGGACCTCCGCCAGCTGAGCCGGCTGGTTGACGTCCCAATCCTTCTGCGGCGCGAGCCGAATGCGGGCGCCATTGGCACCACCGCGCTTGTCGGAACCGCGGAATGTCGAGGCCGACGCCCAGGCCGTCGAGACCAGCTGCGAGACCGACAGGCCGGAGGCGAGGATCTTCGCCTTCAGCGCGGCGATGTCCTGCTCCCCGATCACGTCATGATCGAGCGCCGGAATAGGGTCTTGCCACGACAGCTCTTCCTTTGGAACGAGGGGGCCCAGATAACGCGCGACCGGGCCCATGTCGCGATGCGTCAGCTTGAACCAGGCGCGGGCGAATGCATCCGCGAACTCATCCGGATTCTCGAGGAAGCGCCGGGCGATCTTCTCGTAGGCAGGATCGGCCCGCAAGGCGATGTCGCTGGTGAGCATGGTGGGCGCATGACGCTTCGACTTGTCGTGGGCATCCGGCACGGTATTGGCGCCCATGCCATGTTTCGGTTGCCACTGATGCGCGCCGGCCGGGCTCTTGGTCAGCTCCCACTCGTAACCGAACAGGTTCCAGAGGAAATTGTTGGACCATTTCGTCGGCGTCGTGGTCCAGGTGACCTCGATGCCGCTGCCGATCGTATCGCCGCCTTTGCCGGTGCCGAACTTGTTCTTCCAGCCGAGGCCTTGCTCCTCGATGCTGGCGCCTTCCGGAGCAGCACCCACCAATGCCGCATCGCCCGCACCGTGGGTCTTGCCGAAAGTGTGACCGCCGGCGATCAGCGCGACTGTCTCTTCATCGTTCATCGCCATGCGCCTGAACGTCTCGCGAATGTCGCGCGCCGAGGCGACCGGATCCGGGTTGCCGTTCGGGCCTTCCGGGTTGACGTAGATCAGGCCCATCTGCACGGCAGCGAGCGGATCGTCGAGATCACGGTCGCCGCTATAGCGCTCGTCCGCCAGCCACGCGCCTTCGGGGCCCCAATAGATGGCCTCCTCGGGCTCCCACACGTCTTTGCGCCCGCCGGCGAAACCGAACGTCTTGAAGCCCATCGATTCCAGGGCGACGTTGCCGGTGAGGATCATCAGGTCGGCCCAGGAGATCTTGCGGCCGTATTTCTGCTTGATCGGCCACAGCAGCCGGCGTGCCTTGTCGAGATTCACGTTGTCGGGCCAGCTGTTGAGCGGCGCGAAACGCTGCTGGCCGGCACCGGCGCCACCGCGGCCGTCGCCGATGCGATACGTGCCCGCGCCGTGCCATGCCATGCGGACGAACAACGGCCCGTAATGGCCAAAGTCGGCCGGCCACCAATCCTGCGAGTCGGTCATCAGAGCTTTGAGGTCCTTGATCACGGCATCAAGGTCGAGGCTCTTGAATTCCTTGGCATAGTCGAACGCTTCGCCCATCGGATCGGACAGGCTGGAATTCTGATGGAGAACCTGAAGATTGAGCTGGTTCGGCCACCAGTCGCGATTCGTCTTGGCTGCTGTGCCATGCATGACCGGGCATTTGCCCGCGCTATCATTGGTCTTAACGTCCATTTTTGCTCCGATCCTGGCTAAGTTGATGTCCTGGCTGAGTCGCTTTGGCCATTAGGGAATCGCCGCGAATGGCCTGTTCCCCCGTCTCGCCATCCCGTCTACTAGAGTTCCGCGATCAATTTAACTTGGATTTTTTGATTGCGGTGATAAAATAAAGTTATGAACAACATAACGATCAAGCAATTGCGTTATTTCGAGGCGCTCGTCCGGCATAGCCACTTCGGACGCGCGGCGGATGCCTGCGCGATCACACAGCCGGCCATGTCGGTGCAGATCCGGGATCTGGAAGAATCGCTCGGCGCGGAACTCTTCGAAAGAGGAGCGCGACAGGTCCGCCTGACCAGTTTCGGAGAAGAGTTTGCCCTGCGCGTGCGCGAAATATTGCGGTCGGTGGATGAACTGGCGGACCTGGCGCGTGCCTCGCAGGACCGGCCGACGGGACGGCTGCGTCTGGGCGTGATCCCGACGATCGCCCCCTATCTGCTGCCCACCATCATCGGAAACTTGACGCGCGCTTATGAAGGCCTTGAAATTCATGTGCGCGAGACGCTGACACGGAAGCTTATTGAAGAGCTGGCGGAGGGCCGGCTCGACTCGGCGATCGTCGCCCTCCCGGTTTCGGAGCCTTCGTTGACTGAGGTCGCGCTGTTTGCTGAGAATTTTGTGCTGGTTCGGCCGGGCGAGGATGAAGGAAAGCCGGTGCCCAATGCCGAGGCGCTGCGGGAGATGAGGCTGCTTCTGCTCGAAGAGGGGCATTGCTTTCGCGATCAGGCCCTGTCGTTCTGCAATATGCATACGGTGCGGCCACGGGAATTGCTGGAGGGCAGCTCTCTGTCCACATTGGTCCAGATGGTCGGTGCCGGCATAGGTGTCACCTTGATCCCGGAAATGGCCGTTGCCGTGGAGACGCGATCGGCCCCGGTATCCGTAGCTCACTTCAAGAGTCCGCAACCCGCGCGGACAATCGGCATGATCTGGCGCAAGACAAGCCCGCTCGGCAAACAGCTCAAACAGATTTCCGAAGTCGTCCGCCGGTCGGCCGATATGTTACGAGAGCGGCACGAGCCAAGGTCCCGGGGCGCCGTCCCGGCCTGACGCACCGCGCGACATTGAACTTTCGTTCGGAGAGCTTACAAGAGCCTCGGACTCACTCAATCGAGTCGGAGGGGATTTACATGCAGAATAAACTTGCGGCGGAATTCTTTGGCACATTCTGGCTGGTTCTCGGCGGTTGCGGAAGCGCGGTTCTGGCAGCGGCATTTCCTGGCGTCGGCATAGGCCTGCTGGGTGTCGCTTTTGCGTTCGGCCTCACCGTGCTGACCATGGCCTATGCGGTGGGCGGCATTTCCGGAGGACATTTCAATCCGGCCGTTTCGGTCGGCCTTGCAACCGCGGGCCGCTTTCCGTGGGCCTCTGTCGTTCCGTACGTCATCGCTCAGGTGATCGGCGCCATTGCCGCGGCGGGAGTGCTTTATGTCATCGCTTCGGGCAAAGCGGGTTTCGTGATCGACCCCGCGGCGGCGGGCGCTTTCGCGACGAACGGCTATGACGCGCATTCGCCCGGCGGCTACTCGTTCACAGCCGCGCTCACCACCGAAGTCGTGATGACCGCCTTCTTCCTGATCATCATCCTGGGCGCCACGGGCAAATCGGTGCCGGCGGGTTTTGCCCCGATCGCGATTGGTCTTGCGCTGACGCTCATCCACCTGATCTCGATCCCGGTGACCAATACATCGGTCAACCCGGCGCGCTCGACGGGACCGGCGCTCTTCGTCGGCGGTCTGGCGTTGCAGCAGCTGTGGTTCTTCTGGGTCGCTCCGCTGATCGGCGGCGTGCTTGGCGGCCTCATCTACAAGGGACTGCTGAGCGAGAAGAACTGAATCACGATGGGTTTGGATCGAAGCGATCCAAATTCATGACGTGATCGGTGCTGATTTTCGAGCGCGGGATTCTCGGATCCCGCGCTTTTTTGTTTCTGCACGCCGAACGAGTTCGACGCCACCAGCCTCTCTACCATCGTGCAACTGGTGGATGACGGGCGTGGACGCGGCGAAAACTCCGGACGCCGCGCAAGCGACGGGTCCCGGGCCTGCCGCCATTTTGTAGCTAATGCGCTACCGAAACGGAGAGCTCTGTCGCGTATCTGTGAAAAAAATGTCGCAAGGAGGCAAAAAAATTATCGTTTCGGCGTCTTGGATGTTGACGTCCAAACACGCAGGGGTGCTTACTCCGTGTAAGGGACGGGGGATCCTGAGGCCTCCGCGAAGGGGCCCTCCGATCGGCCGCAGGCGGTCGGGGGAGGCGGGTGTACCTCATCCGCGGAACTCGGCGATCGAATGATGGGGCGCTATGATGCGGTTGAATTTGCGCAGTTCAGCTTCAACATTGGCTTTGTTGCTTGCGGCAACCGCCTATTCGCACGCCTCCCGAGCCGCCGATATCGGCCAGCCCATGGTCGAACCCGACTGGTATCTGAGCGTGTTCGGCGGCGCCAGCTTTGCGCAAGGACTTGCCACCATCAGCAGTCAGAAGGAGATCAGGCTCAATGACGGCTTCCTGCTGGGCGGCGCCATCGGCCGAAACCTTGGCGAGGGGCTGCGCTCAGAGCTCGAAATTTCCTATGCGACGAACGACAATGACTGGGCCCAGGAACTTGCGGGGGGAACCAAATACGAATTGAATGGCTCTACCTCCGCCGTCTTCGTCCTGGGCAATCTCTGGAAGGATATCCGTCTCAGCGACACGGTTCAGCCCTATGTGGGGGGCGGTGTCGGCGTGGGCATCCTCAACTCCGATTCGGAATCGGTCGACGTGGACTGGGACATTGACGGCTTCGGCCTGGCCGGTCAGCTTGGCGCCGGCCTGCGCTTTGCGCTGACTGAACGGCTGGCGGTCGATGCCGGCTACAGGCTCAGAGCCGTTGTCGACGCTAGTTCCAACAATGGCGATAATGACAATGGCGTCTTTTCCTTTTACAGTCATGGCGTGCAGCTGGGCGCATCCTACGCGCTCGGCGCGGACTCCCGTATCATAGGCGCCGCGGGCGATCCGTCCTCCTGGTATGTGAGCCTCTTTGCCGGCGCCATCTTCACCGAGACGGGCTGGAACTATGGCGGCTCGTCCTATCTGATCGACCATAAGACGGGCTTTACCGTCGGCGGCGCCGTCGGCACACATATCGCTCCGGAGCTGCGCGCCGAATTGGAGCTCTCCTATGCGCGCTCCAAGCTCGAGAACTATTCCGAGCGCGACAATGACACCCAGGATGCGAGCGGGGATCTGGAGCAGGGCTTCATCCTGGCCAATATCTGGAAAGATTTCGAGTTTGGCCTGTTCACGCCCTATATCGGCGGCGGTATCGGCGTCGGCGTGCTGCATTTCGATGACAGCGAGCTCGACAGCGACAAGATGTCGAACGACACCAATATCGGCCTGGCCGGACAATTCCGGTGTCGGCGCCCGGATGGCGGTCGCCGACAGCATGTCGATCGAGGTCGGCTATCGCTTCAAGAGCATTCTCGATGTTCTCCTGACCGGTGAGGAGGACGAGCTTGGCAACAATGCCGATGTTTCGACGCAAAATCACGTCATTCAGGCCGGCTTCAACTGGGGGCTGGGTGCTACTGTCACGCCAACGGCGGACGTTGCGCCGGAGGCTTATGGTGCAAACTATGTGAGCGTGTTCGGCGGCGTGTTGCTGCCCGAGGACACGCACGCCAATATCGACGATCATGATTATCTGGTGAAGTTCAAGACCGGCTTCACCGTCGGCGTGGCGCTCGGCGGCAATATCACTGAATCTCTGCGCGGCGAGGTCGAGGTCTCCTATCAATCCTACGATGTCGACAAGGTCGATGAAGGAGAGGAAAACGTCGATGAGTCCGAGGGCGATGTCGAGGGCTACTTCCTGATGGCCAATCTGTGGCGCGAGGTCGAGGTTAGCGGTGTCAGGCCTTATTTGGGCGGCGGCGTCGGCATGGCGCTTATGGATGTGAACATCACCTACGACACCCGCATTCACGACACCGATCACACGGATCTCGCTTTGGCCGCCCAGGCGGGCGCCGGCCTGCGTGTTCCGGTCAGCGATCAGTTCATGCTCGATCTGGGCTACCGCTTCAGGGGCGCGATGAGCGTTCTCACCGAAGCGACCAAAGACGACGACAACAATTCCTCGACCTATTACACGCATAGCGGACAGGTGGGGCTTCAGTGGGCCTATTGATCGCTCGGTAACTTGATACGGCCAATAACAGCGCGCCAGACAGCCCTTATCGCCAAGGGCATCGCGCTTCACAAGGCAGGCCGCTTCGTGGAGGCGGAGCGGGCCTATCAGACGGTGCTGCGCGAAAATCCCGAGCATCCTGATGCCCTCAATCTCATGGGGGTGCTCGCGATCGAGGCAAACCAGTTTCGGATTGCCATCGACTATATGAGCACGGCGGTGAAGCTGGCGCCGGACAAGGCCATCTATCGGAACAATCTCGGCAATGCCCTGGTCATTTCATCGCGGGCGGAAGAGGCGGTGCCGCATCTCGAAAGGGCGGTCAGGATCGATCCCGCTTATGCCGAGGCTTGGGCCAATCTCGGCAAGGCCTGGCGGCAGATCGGCGATATCGAAAGAGCCGGGAAATATCTCGCCAAGGCGCTGGAGGCCGCGCCGGGCTTTCTGCAGGCGCAAATCGGCTTGGCCGAGATCCAGTCGCAAATGGGACAGTTCGCGGAGGCCGAGGCGGCCTTCTCGCGGATCCTGCTTCTCAACCCGCGCAATGTCGAGGCGTTGTGCGGTTTGGCCGGAACGCACAAATTCGCGGCCGGAGACCCGCTGATCGAGAATTTCGAGAGAATGCTGCGCGATCCGGCACTTCGCGACGACGAGCGGGCGCCGCTGCATCATGCCTATGGCAAGATCTGCAATGATCTCGGCCGTCACGAGGATGCCTTCCGGCATTTCACGCGCGGCAAAGAGCTCAAGAAACTTAAATTCCACATGGAGCTTCATCGCGCGACCTACGCCGCCGCCAAAGGGCTGTTCACGCCGGGCTTCTTCGCCGCGCGCCGGCATTTCGGCGTGCCGGACCAGCGGCCGGTCTTCATCGTCGGCATGCCACGCTCGGGCACGACGCTGACCGAGCAGATACTCTCCAGCCATCATGCGGTGGCGGCGCTTGGCGAGTTTCCCTATCTACGCAAGATTGTCGGTGGTCTTTCCTTCGGTTCACCCGACCCGAAAGCCTTCACCGCGAAGGTGGCGGCCTTGTCGGCTGGCGAAATTGCCGACCTCGCCAAGGCCTACTGCAAAGCCTATGAGCGGGTGCCCGAAACGGCCCGGCGCATGGTCGACAAGAGCCCGCATAACTACGAGCTCCTGGGTCTGATCGCCCTGATGTTTCCCAATGCCAAGGTCATCCATTGCCGGCGTTCGCCTTTGGACAACTGCGTGGCGGTCTACCTGCAGAACTTCAATGAGAGCCACGGCTACAGCGGCGATCTGGCTACGCTCGGTCACTATTATCGCGAATATCAGGGTTTGATGGTCCATTGGCGCGACGCGTTGCCGATCAGGATGCTCGATGTCGACTATGAGAGCACCGTGGCCGATTTTGAGTCCGGCGCGCGGGCGCTCATCAGCCATATCGGTCTCGACTGGGACGAGAATTGTCTGCGCTATTTCGAAACGAAGCGGCAGGTGACGACGCCCAGCCGCTGGCAGGTCCGCCAGCCCATCTACGACTCGTCCGTTGGCCGATGGAAGCATTACGAGAAGTTCCTCGCCCCGCTCAAATCGGCGCTCCGCATCTAGAGCGCCGGACGCTCACATGGAATCGGTCCGGCGCTCTAACTCTTTGATTTGCGCATCGGATTATCCAAAAACCGCTTCGCACTTTTCGGTCCGATGCTGTAGTGCGCTGAACGCGAAGCTGGGGCGCCCGATCAGTCGCGATTGCGGAATTGTTGGGAGTAGCTGAAGGTGAAGCGGGGAGAAGCGGCCATTTTCGCCCGGGTTTCCGCCAATTCGTGTTCCAGACGCACGCGATGGGCTCTGTTCTCCCACCACTTCTCGATGCTGGCAAAGGGGACGCGTGCCGGAAACATGGCCCCGCCACCATAGCGCTCGACGACGGTGTCCAGATACGACCCTTCCGGTGGCCCCAATTCCTGCGGGAAGCCGATGGCGTTCCATATCTCGTTCCACAGATGCACGAATGTCGAGGTCGCCAGGCGCTCCCCGAGCTCGTCACGGGCGCGCGGGTCGAACAGCTTGATGACTTCGGAATAGTCGATTTCATAGGCTGTTTTCCGCTCATGCACTCTGTGTGCGAGCCCGTGCCTTGCGACCAGCGAGGAGATGAGATCGGGGCCGGTCTGCCCCCACCGAGCCTCTTCGATGACGGCTTCGATCTGTCGGATCGCGTCGTCGACCAGCGGCGATTCCGCGGGCAGGCGCATGACGGCGGTCCCCACGACGTTGCTCTGGATCTGCCTGGCTAGAAAGAAATCCGTTGCCGGCAGATCGTCGCGCTGCACGAGGACATCGGTATCGAGCCACCATTCACCGCGCTTCAGAAGCTTGTAGCGAAAGAGGTTGGAATGAAGCGACGGACTGCCGGCGCCGAAGCCGCTCTTGTAGCGATGGACATGGCCACCGAGATCGAGAATTTCCTCGGCGGGACGCCGTATTGCGCCGGGCGGAAGCGTGATGTCCGCATCCGCGGTGTAGACGATGGCATCGAAACCATGGGCGACCCAGCTCGCCAGGCAAAGTGTCTGATACGGGCTGGCGCGTCCTGCCCAGAATGTGCAGAAACTCGGCCGACTCACATTGCCTCCCAATGGCCTTGCTCAAGCTCTCGGGCGCGGTGCCGGTGAAAGCCTTACGCCTCGCGCGCCAGCCGCTTGTCGAGATAGCCGGCGCAGATCTTGGTCAGATCGTCGATCTTGTCCTGGAAGAAGTGGTTGGCGCCCGGCATCACCTTGTGCTCGATGACGATGCCCTTCTGGGTCTTGAGCTTGGTGACGAGCGTGTTGACGGCTTCCGGCGGGGTCACCGTGTCCTTGTCGCCATTGACGAACAGCCCCGAGGCCGGGCAGGGCGCCAGGAACGAGAAGTCGTAATGTTTGGCCAGCGGCGCCACCGAGATGAAGCCCGAAATCTCCGGGCGGCGCATCAGAAGCTGCATCGAGATCCAGGCGCCGAAGGAAATGCCGGCTATCCAGCAGATCTTGGCCTCGCGGTTATGCGCCTGCAGCCAGTCAAGGGCGGAAGCGGCATCAGAAAGCTCGCCGGCACCATTCTCGAACAGGCCCTGGCTGCGCCCGACGCCGCGGAAATTGAAGCGCAGCACCGAAAAGCCGCGTTGCGCGAACATATAATAGAGCTGATGCACGATCGGGTTGTTCATCGTGCCGCCGAAGCTCGGATGCGGATGAAGCAGGATCGCGATGGGGGACCCTTGAGCCTTGCAGTGATGGTAGCGCGCTTCGATACGGCCCGCGGGCCCATTGAAAATCACTTCAGGCATGAGCGAGTGTCGATCCTGTTCTGCATCTGGCGGTCATTGAATAGGGGCAAAAACCGGCGGAATAGTTGACTCCGGTAGTCGGATTTTCTATATCCTTGTTTAGAACCGTTCAAAGAAATATAGAATCCCACGGACGCCGGGCGAGGCCGGTCCTTAGCACGGCTCCAGGGTGAAATGGCAAGTTTTCTCGCAAACGCGGCGGCAACGGAAGAGCAACCATGAAACTTTCAACCAAGGGCAGATATGCGGTGATGGCCATGGTCGATATCGGCCAGAACGGCGAGGGCCGGACCGTCTCGCTGGCCGAAATCGCCGAGCGCCAGGACATCAGCCAGGAATATCTGGAGCAGCTTTTCGTGAAGCTGCGCAAGGCGGGCCTCGTGCAGAGCGCCCGCGGTCCGGGCGGCGGCTATCGGTTGGCCCGCGATGCCGACGACATCGTCATCTATGACGTCATCGCCGCGGTGGACGAGCCGATGAAGGTGACCCGCTGCGAGGGTGACGCGGTCGAAGGCTGCGTCAAGGGCGAGCGCTGCTGCACCCATGACCTTTGGTCATCTATCGGGCGCCAGGTGAACACCTTCCTAGCCAATGTCACGCTCGATGACGTCGTCAACAAACGCAATTTGGCGCTCGCGGCCTCGATCCGCCAGGCCAAGGCGCGCCATGTCCGAAGGGAACCGGCCGAGGTCAATGCGCACCTATCTTGACCATAACGCCACGAGCCCGCTGCGCGAGACCGCCAGGACCGCGATGCTCGCCGCGCTCGAGCTCAAAGGCAACGCGTCCTCGATCCACGCCGAGGGCCGCGCGGCGCGTGCATCGCTCGATGCTTCACGTGAAGCCGTGGCGCGCGCTTTGGGCACGATCGCGCCCATGGTCGTCTTCACCTCGGGCGGCAGCGAAGCCAACAATCTCGCCCTCAAGGGGGCGCCGGCCGAGCGCCTGATCGTATCAGCGGTCGAGCATCCATCGGTCATTGAAGCCGCCAAGGCTTCCGGCAAGCCAGTAGACGTCCTGCCCGTCGATGGCTCCGGCGTCGTCGACCTGGCCGCGCTCGATGGGCTGCTGGCAACCGGGCCCAAGGCGCTTGTCAGCGTCATGCTCGCCAATAATGAGACTGGCGTCATCCAGCCGCTGCGCGATGTCGTGGCGCTGGCCCAGAAGCATGACGCGCTCGTTCACTGTGATG
This genomic stretch from Nordella sp. HKS 07 harbors:
- a CDS encoding alpha/beta hydrolase; the encoded protein is MPEVIFNGPAGRIEARYHHCKAQGSPIAILLHPHPSFGGTMNNPIVHQLYYMFAQRGFSVLRFNFRGVGRSQGLFENGAGELSDAASALDWLQAHNREAKICWIAGISFGAWISMQLLMRRPEISGFISVAPLAKHYDFSFLAPCPASGLFVNGDKDTVTPPEAVNTLVTKLKTQKGIVIEHKVMPGANHFFQDKIDDLTKICAGYLDKRLAREA
- the aqpZ gene encoding aquaporin Z, giving the protein MQNKLAAEFFGTFWLVLGGCGSAVLAAAFPGVGIGLLGVAFAFGLTVLTMAYAVGGISGGHFNPAVSVGLATAGRFPWASVVPYVIAQVIGAIAAAGVLYVIASGKAGFVIDPAAAGAFATNGYDAHSPGGYSFTAALTTEVVMTAFFLIIILGATGKSVPAGFAPIAIGLALTLIHLISIPVTNTSVNPARSTGPALFVGGLALQQLWFFWVAPLIGGVLGGLIYKGLLSEKN
- a CDS encoding outer membrane protein, producing the protein MALLLAATAYSHASRAADIGQPMVEPDWYLSVFGGASFAQGLATISSQKEIRLNDGFLLGGAIGRNLGEGLRSELEISYATNDNDWAQELAGGTKYELNGSTSAVFVLGNLWKDIRLSDTVQPYVGGGVGVGILNSDSESVDVDWDIDGFGLAGQLGAGLRFALTERLAVDAGYRLRAVVDASSNNGDNDNGVFSFYSHGVQLGASYALGADSRIIGAAGDPSSWYVSLFAGAIFTETGWNYGGSSYLIDHKTGFTVGGAVGTHIAPELRAELELSYARSKLENYSERDNDTQDASGDLEQGFILANIWKDFEFGLFTPYIGGGIGVGVLHFDDSELDSDKMSNDTNIGLAGQFRCRRPDGGRRQHVDRGRLSLQEHSRCSPDR
- a CDS encoding outer membrane beta-barrel protein, translated to MAVADSMSIEVGYRFKSILDVLLTGEEDELGNNADVSTQNHVIQAGFNWGLGATVTPTADVAPEAYGANYVSVFGGVLLPEDTHANIDDHDYLVKFKTGFTVGVALGGNITESLRGEVEVSYQSYDVDKVDEGEENVDESEGDVEGYFLMANLWREVEVSGVRPYLGGGVGMALMDVNITYDTRIHDTDHTDLALAAQAGAGLRVPVSDQFMLDLGYRFRGAMSVLTEATKDDDNNSSTYYTHSGQVGLQWAY
- a CDS encoding LysR substrate-binding domain-containing protein, which gives rise to MAVHTDHINLRQVEIFRATMKFGTVTGAAAALGSSQPTITRELARLEAHVGFSLFERKRQRLVPTARAIKLYQEVQASFIGLDRINGVVERLREASEEVLTVASLPAFAQTILPEAIARLAVAYPSLTLNISTVDPRNQSSISGFNFDLGLIEDVYTQRDAEVTMLGTFDLVAIVPTAHPLAGHEYLQPSDFEGVSFISLGPNDPYRLPVERVFDRAGTKRRLSLSSQSAGSVCELVSRGLGIAILNPLSALGYESPALALKRFAPRQKFIVSALRPLNRPAVATSDQLTSLLRTICMEKQALLLRKGLALPDEAESCSG
- a CDS encoding hydrogen peroxide-inducible genes activator, whose protein sequence is MNNITIKQLRYFEALVRHSHFGRAADACAITQPAMSVQIRDLEESLGAELFERGARQVRLTSFGEEFALRVREILRSVDELADLARASQDRPTGRLRLGVIPTIAPYLLPTIIGNLTRAYEGLEIHVRETLTRKLIEELAEGRLDSAIVALPVSEPSLTEVALFAENFVLVRPGEDEGKPVPNAEALREMRLLLLEEGHCFRDQALSFCNMHTVRPRELLEGSSLSTLVQMVGAGIGVTLIPEMAVAVETRSAPVSVAHFKSPQPARTIGMIWRKTSPLGKQLKQISEVVRRSADMLRERHEPRSRGAVPA
- the katG gene encoding catalase/peroxidase HPI, with amino-acid sequence MDVKTNDSAGKCPVMHGTAAKTNRDWWPNQLNLQVLHQNSSLSDPMGEAFDYAKEFKSLDLDAVIKDLKALMTDSQDWWPADFGHYGPLFVRMAWHGAGTYRIGDGRGGAGAGQQRFAPLNSWPDNVNLDKARRLLWPIKQKYGRKISWADLMILTGNVALESMGFKTFGFAGGRKDVWEPEEAIYWGPEGAWLADERYSGDRDLDDPLAAVQMGLIYVNPEGPNGNPDPVASARDIRETFRRMAMNDEETVALIAGGHTFGKTHGAGDAALVGAAPEGASIEEQGLGWKNKFGTGKGGDTIGSGIEVTWTTTPTKWSNNFLWNLFGYEWELTKSPAGAHQWQPKHGMGANTVPDAHDKSKRHAPTMLTSDIALRADPAYEKIARRFLENPDEFADAFARAWFKLTHRDMGPVARYLGPLVPKEELSWQDPIPALDHDVIGEQDIAALKAKILASGLSVSQLVSTAWASASTFRGSDKRGGANGARIRLAPQKDWDVNQPAQLAEVLQKLEAIQKEFNAGGKKVSLADLIVLGGSAAVEKAAKAAGHDVKVSFTPGRMDASQEQTDVDSFAPLEPTADGFRNYQRGRHRLSAEALLVDRAQLLTLTAPELTVLVGGLRVLGANAGQSKHGALTQRPETLTNDFFLNLLDMGTEWKALADSKDTFEGRDRETDEVKWTATRADLIFGSHSQLRAVAEVYACTDSKEKFVKDFVAAWIKVMNLDRFDLA
- a CDS encoding sulfotransferase, giving the protein MIRPITARQTALIAKGIALHKAGRFVEAERAYQTVLRENPEHPDALNLMGVLAIEANQFRIAIDYMSTAVKLAPDKAIYRNNLGNALVISSRAEEAVPHLERAVRIDPAYAEAWANLGKAWRQIGDIERAGKYLAKALEAAPGFLQAQIGLAEIQSQMGQFAEAEAAFSRILLLNPRNVEALCGLAGTHKFAAGDPLIENFERMLRDPALRDDERAPLHHAYGKICNDLGRHEDAFRHFTRGKELKKLKFHMELHRATYAAAKGLFTPGFFAARRHFGVPDQRPVFIVGMPRSGTTLTEQILSSHHAVAALGEFPYLRKIVGGLSFGSPDPKAFTAKVAALSAGEIADLAKAYCKAYERVPETARRMVDKSPHNYELLGLIALMFPNAKVIHCRRSPLDNCVAVYLQNFNESHGYSGDLATLGHYYREYQGLMVHWRDALPIRMLDVDYESTVADFESGARALISHIGLDWDENCLRYFETKRQVTTPSRWQVRQPIYDSSVGRWKHYEKFLAPLKSALRI